Proteins encoded within one genomic window of Planctomycetota bacterium:
- a CDS encoding tetratricopeptide repeat protein yields the protein MNSTPPPDSNLAAAVAEAHRLHAQGNYDVAESQYRKILETDPNHGEAMFYLGMLLCQTNKITEAFVFLKQAVAKYPDVYQYHYNLGLIYESIDNYPEAIACYRRTVELEPSGHTHCSLAKQLADAGQLDEAIEFAREAIKRLPPNAQAIPRNNLGIALSLKGELDEALENYRTAISMDIENAYVHSNYLLTLNYLGHPDLPMIFQEHKKFGDKFASFVPRLYVNPLAAGARAEAGSKLRVGYVSPDFYGHAVGQFIEPILAAHDREKFEIFCYSNNPRVDEATKRMQASVPNWRMIDTLPDEDAAKMIQHDRIDILVDLAGHTALNRLMIFLRKPAPVQATWIGYPNTTGLPTMDYRLTDAFADPPGEADALHTEKLLRLPECFSCFKAPAQSPDVGALPALKNGRVTFGSFNNFAKITPEVMKVWIAILKRVPGSRLVLKNRSLDNPSLKKFTMEALCKCGATPEQIELLSPNISPMEHFDCYNRIDIGLDPFPYNGTTTTCDSLWMGVPVVTLAGRNHVSRVGVSQMSNLGLPEMIAKDLDEYVDIAARLAGDLPKLAALRASLRERLRTSPLMDIPRFTRNLEQAYQTMWKNHLGAVAT from the coding sequence ATGAACTCCACTCCCCCACCCGATTCAAACCTTGCCGCGGCGGTCGCCGAGGCGCATCGCCTGCACGCGCAGGGCAACTACGACGTGGCGGAGAGTCAGTACCGAAAAATTCTCGAGACCGACCCCAACCACGGCGAAGCGATGTTTTATCTGGGGATGCTGCTCTGCCAGACCAACAAGATCACGGAAGCCTTCGTTTTCCTGAAGCAGGCGGTGGCAAAGTACCCCGACGTCTACCAATACCACTACAACCTCGGACTCATTTATGAGTCGATCGACAACTATCCCGAAGCGATCGCCTGCTACCGCAGAACGGTGGAACTGGAGCCCAGCGGCCACACCCACTGCTCGCTGGCCAAGCAACTGGCCGACGCCGGGCAGCTGGACGAGGCGATTGAATTCGCCCGCGAGGCGATCAAGCGCCTGCCGCCCAATGCCCAGGCCATTCCCCGCAACAACCTCGGCATCGCGCTGTCGCTCAAAGGCGAACTGGACGAGGCCCTGGAGAACTACCGCACGGCGATCTCGATGGACATCGAGAACGCCTACGTGCACAGCAACTACCTGCTGACGCTGAACTACCTCGGCCATCCCGACCTGCCGATGATCTTCCAGGAGCACAAAAAGTTCGGCGACAAGTTCGCCAGCTTCGTGCCCAGGCTCTACGTGAATCCGCTGGCGGCCGGCGCCCGTGCCGAAGCCGGTTCCAAACTTCGCGTCGGCTACGTCTCGCCCGACTTCTACGGCCACGCCGTCGGCCAATTCATCGAGCCGATCCTGGCCGCGCACGACCGGGAGAAGTTCGAGATCTTCTGCTACTCCAACAATCCGCGCGTCGACGAGGCCACCAAGCGCATGCAGGCCTCGGTGCCCAATTGGCGCATGATCGACACGCTCCCCGACGAAGACGCGGCGAAGATGATCCAGCACGATCGCATCGACATCCTGGTCGACCTCGCGGGCCATACCGCGCTGAACCGGCTGATGATTTTCCTGCGCAAGCCGGCGCCGGTGCAGGCGACATGGATCGGCTACCCCAACACCACCGGCTTGCCGACCATGGACTACCGCCTCACGGACGCCTTCGCCGATCCGCCCGGCGAGGCCGACGCGCTGCACACTGAGAAGCTGCTGCGCCTTCCCGAGTGCTTCTCCTGCTTCAAGGCGCCGGCGCAGAGCCCCGATGTCGGTGCGCTGCCCGCACTCAAGAATGGCCGCGTCACCTTCGGCTCCTTCAACAACTTCGCCAAGATCACCCCCGAAGTCATGAAGGTCTGGATCGCGATCCTCAAGCGCGTTCCCGGCTCGCGGCTGGTGCTGAAGAACCGCAGCCTGGACAATCCGAGCCTGAAGAAGTTCACCATGGAGGCGCTGTGCAAGTGCGGCGCCACTCCCGAACAAATCGAGCTGCTGAGCCCGAACATCTCGCCGATGGAGCACTTCGACTGCTACAACCGGATCGACATCGGGCTCGATCCCTTTCCCTACAACGGCACCACCACGACCTGCGATTCCCTGTGGATGGGCGTGCCGGTGGTCACGCTTGCCGGGCGCAACCACGTGAGCCGCGTCGGCGTGAGCCAGATGAGCAACCTCGGTCTGCCGGAGATGATCGCCAAGGACCTCGATGAATACGTCGACATCGCGGCGCGCCTTGCAGGGGACCTGCCGAAGCTCGCGGCCCTGCGCGCCTCGCTGCGCGAGCGGCTGCGGACCTCTCCGCTCATGGACATCCCGCGCTTCACGCGGAATCTGGAGCAGGCCTACCAGACGATGTGGAAGAACCATCTGGGCGCGGTGGCGACGTGA
- a CDS encoding tetratricopeptide repeat protein has translation MSTVGRNDPCSCGSGRKAKNCCQGPGGSAGKARTIALPLADGLQSQPIPFSEAVRIAQDRQQHGDTAGAEKIYKLILAVDPDHGDALFFLGVLNHQMGRAQQAFELMKRATLKHPKVFLYQFNFGYFCFESGNMSEAIASYRRAVAIDPRPVALDHLGTMLMQIGELDEAAECCRQAIQRQPREQSANLYNNLAIVLQQQGKLKEAIESIEAGLAITPDDSVMRNNYLYTLNFLADPDLAKVFEAHRQFGRLYDRPLPPRDVQEDRAAGTKRRLRVGYVSPDFRQHSVSYFIEPILAAHDKEKFEVFCYSNNAQVDDYTTRIKGLVPSWRLIHNRSEEEVAELIRRDGIDLLVDLAGHTQNSRLLLFGLKPAPVQVTWLGYPNTTGLTTMDWRITDRFADPPGESDKLHTEKLWRMPECFSCFQPQAASPDVGPLPALKNGHVTFGSFNNFAKTTPQVIAVWARILKRVPGSRLVLKNKSMSAPGVQNFILSIFAKHGVAAGSIEMRGQDGPHASHLEQYNTIDIGLDPFPYNGTTTTFEALWMGVPMVVLAGVSHVGRVGVSQMSNLGLPELIGKDPNDYVEIAARLAADVPRLTALRAGLRQRMIASPLMDVPRFTRNLETAYQEMWKMHTGSKAS, from the coding sequence ATGAGCACCGTCGGTCGCAATGATCCCTGTTCCTGCGGAAGCGGACGGAAAGCCAAGAACTGCTGCCAGGGTCCCGGGGGATCCGCCGGCAAGGCGCGGACGATCGCACTGCCGCTGGCCGACGGTCTGCAGTCGCAGCCGATTCCATTTTCGGAGGCCGTGCGGATCGCACAGGATCGGCAGCAGCACGGCGACACGGCGGGCGCTGAAAAGATTTACAAACTCATTCTGGCGGTTGACCCGGACCACGGCGACGCGCTTTTCTTTCTCGGAGTGCTCAACCACCAGATGGGAAGGGCCCAGCAGGCCTTTGAGCTGATGAAGCGGGCCACGCTCAAGCATCCCAAGGTTTTCCTCTACCAATTCAACTTTGGCTACTTCTGCTTCGAAAGTGGAAACATGAGCGAGGCCATCGCCTCCTACCGCCGCGCTGTGGCGATCGATCCGCGGCCCGTGGCCCTGGACCATCTGGGGACCATGCTGATGCAGATCGGCGAGCTGGACGAAGCCGCCGAATGCTGCCGTCAGGCCATCCAGCGGCAGCCGCGCGAGCAGAGCGCCAACCTCTACAACAATCTGGCCATCGTCCTGCAGCAGCAAGGAAAGCTGAAAGAGGCGATCGAGAGTATCGAGGCCGGTCTGGCGATCACGCCGGACGACTCGGTCATGCGGAACAACTACCTGTACACGCTCAATTTCCTGGCCGACCCGGACCTTGCCAAAGTCTTCGAAGCTCACCGGCAGTTCGGCAGGCTCTACGACCGCCCCCTGCCTCCGCGCGATGTCCAGGAAGACCGGGCCGCGGGCACGAAGCGCCGGCTGCGCGTCGGCTATGTCTCGCCGGATTTTCGCCAGCACTCGGTCTCCTATTTCATCGAGCCGATTCTGGCGGCGCACGACAAGGAGAAGTTCGAGGTCTTCTGCTACTCCAACAACGCGCAGGTCGACGACTACACCACGCGCATCAAGGGACTTGTCCCAAGCTGGCGGCTGATCCACAACCGGTCGGAGGAGGAGGTCGCCGAGCTCATCCGCCGCGACGGCATCGACCTGCTGGTCGATCTGGCCGGACACACCCAGAATTCACGGCTGCTGCTCTTCGGCCTCAAGCCGGCGCCGGTGCAGGTGACCTGGCTGGGCTACCCCAACACCACCGGCCTGACCACGATGGACTGGCGGATCACCGACCGCTTCGCCGATCCGCCGGGCGAGTCCGACAAACTCCACACCGAGAAACTCTGGCGCATGCCGGAATGCTTCTCCTGCTTCCAGCCGCAGGCGGCGAGCCCCGACGTGGGTCCGTTGCCCGCGCTGAAGAACGGACATGTGACCTTCGGCTCCTTCAACAATTTCGCCAAGACCACGCCGCAGGTGATCGCGGTGTGGGCGAGGATCCTCAAGCGCGTCCCCGGCTCCCGACTGGTCCTCAAGAACAAGAGCATGTCGGCGCCGGGAGTCCAGAACTTCATCCTTTCGATCTTCGCCAAGCATGGCGTCGCGGCCGGCTCGATCGAAATGCGCGGCCAGGACGGGCCGCATGCGTCGCATCTGGAGCAATACAACACGATCGACATCGGGCTCGATCCCTTTCCCTACAACGGCACCACCACGACCTTTGAGGCGCTGTGGATGGGCGTGCCCATGGTGGTGCTCGCCGGCGTCAGTCACGTCGGCCGTGTGGGCGTGAGCCAGATGAGCAACCTCGGTCTGCCGGAGCTGATCGGCAAGGACCCGAACGACTATGTCGAGATCGCCGCACGTCTGGCTGCGGATGTGCCGCGACTGACCGCATTGCGCGCCGGCCTGCGCCAGCGCATGATCGCATCCCCGCTCATGGACGTCCCCCGCTTCACCCGGAATCTCGAGACGGCCTACCAGGAAATGTGGAAGATGCACACCGGTTCCAAAGCCTCATGA
- a CDS encoding tetratricopeptide repeat protein: MSAVNRNDPCPCGSGRKAKNCCLRPEVPKGRRPVVDFPAMDGRPAQQFTLADATAIAQRFHMAGDLRTAGELFRLILESDPEFDQARFYYGVLLHQTGRSDEGLELMKLTAARHPEVFHYHDNLAKVHDERRQMPEALAAFRQAHKLRPSGESFYNIGVALMNLNQLEEAAESFRKSIALQPRHKSTTALTNLGSVLHRQGKLHDAIECFKMALEVSPEESLIHSNYLYVLNFLARPNLAEIFEEHRKIGAGYEKRAPRSSPIASSAMPPDASLTPPVRSGSDAGRELGMARKIRVGYLSPDFRQHSVAHFIEPVLAAHDRSKFELFAYYHHTLVDDVTRRLQALVPNWRPIHDKSDEEVARMVRDDRIDILVDLAGHSGLNRLPVFARKPAPVQVTWLGYPNTTGLNAMDYRITDAFADPPGMTEAFHTEKLVRLPDCFSCFKAPAQSPDVGPLPALRNGHITFGSFNMLSKMTPEVLATWSRLLKRVPTATLLLKYQGLDSDAMRTLIRSIFKEHGVDPKRVAILGLDASHAAHMERYNSVDIGLDPFPYNGTTTTCDALWMGVPVVTLAGVSHVGRVGVSQLSNLGLSELIAKDEEDYIRIAADLAGNLKKLESLRAGLRARMQASPLMDVTRFTRHLEVAYQTMVREHQEALPR; this comes from the coding sequence GTGAGCGCGGTCAACCGGAACGATCCCTGCCCCTGCGGCAGCGGCCGCAAAGCCAAGAACTGCTGCCTGCGGCCCGAGGTGCCCAAGGGCCGGCGGCCGGTCGTGGATTTTCCGGCCATGGACGGCCGACCGGCCCAACAATTCACGCTCGCCGATGCCACGGCCATCGCCCAGAGATTTCACATGGCCGGCGATCTCCGCACCGCGGGCGAGCTCTTCCGCCTGATCCTGGAGTCCGACCCGGAGTTCGACCAGGCGCGCTTCTACTACGGCGTGCTGCTGCACCAGACCGGCCGCAGCGACGAAGGCCTGGAGCTGATGAAGCTCACCGCCGCGCGCCACCCGGAGGTCTTCCACTACCACGACAATCTGGCCAAGGTCCACGACGAGCGGCGGCAGATGCCGGAGGCACTGGCCGCGTTCCGCCAGGCCCACAAGCTCCGTCCCTCGGGCGAATCCTTCTACAACATCGGCGTGGCCCTGATGAATCTCAACCAATTGGAGGAGGCCGCGGAGAGCTTCCGAAAGTCCATCGCCCTTCAGCCGCGCCACAAGTCCACCACTGCGCTGACCAACCTGGGATCCGTCCTGCACCGGCAGGGCAAGCTTCACGATGCGATCGAGTGCTTCAAGATGGCGCTGGAGGTGAGCCCGGAGGAGTCGCTCATCCACAGCAACTATCTCTATGTCCTCAACTTTTTGGCCCGGCCCAACCTGGCGGAGATCTTCGAGGAGCATCGCAAGATCGGCGCGGGCTACGAGAAGCGGGCGCCGCGCTCATCGCCGATCGCCTCCTCCGCGATGCCCCCCGACGCTTCGCTCACACCACCGGTGCGTTCGGGCAGCGACGCGGGCCGCGAACTCGGCATGGCACGGAAAATCCGCGTCGGCTACCTCTCGCCCGATTTCCGGCAACACTCGGTGGCGCACTTCATCGAGCCGGTGCTTGCGGCGCATGACCGGAGCAAGTTCGAGCTCTTCGCCTACTACCACCACACGCTGGTGGACGATGTCACGCGCCGCCTGCAGGCGCTGGTGCCGAATTGGCGACCCATCCATGACAAGAGCGACGAGGAAGTCGCCCGGATGGTGCGCGACGATCGGATCGACATCCTGGTGGACCTTGCCGGTCATTCCGGTCTGAACCGGCTGCCGGTGTTCGCGCGCAAGCCGGCGCCGGTGCAGGTGACCTGGCTGGGCTATCCCAACACCACCGGCTTGAATGCCATGGACTACCGCATCACCGATGCCTTCGCCGATCCGCCGGGCATGACGGAGGCGTTCCACACTGAGAAGCTGGTGCGCCTGCCCGATTGCTTCTCCTGCTTCAAGGCTCCGGCGCAGAGTCCCGACGTGGGTCCGCTGCCCGCGCTGCGCAACGGTCACATCACCTTCGGCTCCTTCAACATGCTCTCCAAGATGACGCCGGAGGTGCTGGCGACCTGGTCGCGACTGCTGAAGCGCGTGCCGACCGCGACGCTGCTGCTGAAGTACCAAGGGCTGGACTCAGACGCCATGCGCACCCTGATCCGCTCCATCTTCAAGGAGCATGGGGTGGATCCAAAGCGGGTCGCGATCCTCGGTCTCGACGCCTCGCACGCGGCGCACATGGAGCGCTACAACTCCGTCGACATCGGGCTGGATCCCTTTCCCTACAACGGCACCACCACCACCTGCGATGCGCTCTGGATGGGCGTGCCCGTTGTCACCCTCGCCGGCGTCAGCCATGTGGGGCGCGTGGGGGTGAGTCAGCTCAGCAATCTCGGGCTCTCCGAACTGATCGCCAAGGATGAGGAGGATTACATAAGGATTGCCGCGGACCTGGCGGGCAATCTCAAAAAGCTCGAGTCGCTGCGAGCGGGACTTCGCGCCCGGATGCAGGCCTCACCATTGATGGATGTGACGCGCTTCACGCGCCATCTCGAAGTGGCCTACCAGACGATGGTGCGGGAGCATCAGGAAGCCTTGCCGCGATAG
- a CDS encoding methyltransferase domain-containing protein, translating to MEAARPDHASFRKPIRLHLGGHDVKEGWTLLNAQPRPGVDVVGNCTDLSMFADGSVEEVYASHIYEHLGFRRELSTALNEAARVLRTGGTLRVAVPNLEVLMSLFLEPGLDLDARFYVHMMIMGGQLDEYDFHKAGFSFQILGERLHAHGFRNIQQVESFGLFDDTSTRKFGTVPISLNVECTKG from the coding sequence ATGGAAGCCGCACGACCCGACCACGCCTCGTTCCGCAAGCCGATCCGATTGCATCTTGGCGGGCACGATGTGAAGGAGGGATGGACCCTGCTCAACGCGCAGCCGCGGCCCGGCGTCGACGTCGTCGGCAATTGCACGGATCTCTCCATGTTCGCCGATGGCTCGGTCGAGGAGGTCTACGCCTCGCACATCTACGAGCACCTTGGGTTTCGCCGCGAGCTGAGCACGGCGCTCAACGAGGCGGCGCGGGTGCTGCGGACGGGCGGCACGCTTCGGGTGGCCGTTCCCAATCTCGAAGTCCTGATGTCGCTCTTCCTCGAGCCCGGCCTGGACCTCGACGCGCGCTTCTACGTGCACATGATGATCATGGGCGGCCAGTTGGACGAATACGACTTTCACAAGGCCGGATTTTCATTTCAGATTCTCGGCGAGCGGTTGCACGCGCATGGGTTCCGCAACATCCAGCAGGTGGAGAGCTTCGGACTCTTCGACGACACCTCCACGCGGAAGTTCGGCACGGTTCCCATCAGCCTGAATGTGGAATGCACCAAGGGTTGA